The region GAAACCCAGGTGGACCGTATCTATCATTTAGATCGAGGTTACGACCGTATGGAGCAGAAGTTAACCCGCTTAGGCGCCAACATTGAGCGTATTAAGTAGGCCTGAGAGATAATTAGCTCATGAAATTGACTTTAGCCCTCTCAAAGGGCCGCATCTTCGAAGAAACTGCTGAGATCTTATCTAAGGTCGGAATTATGCCGCTCGAAGATCCTGAAAAGTCACGCAAGTTGATTATTGAAACTTCTAATCCAGATGTTCGATTAATTATCGTGCGCGCTTCTGATGTGCCAACTTATGTGCAATTTGGTGGTGCTGATTTTGGGGTTGCCGGTTTGGACGTATTAATGGAAAAAGGCACCGATGGTTTATATGTTCCTTTTGATTTAGATATTGCCAAATGTCGTATGTCAGTGGCTGTCCGCGAAGGTTTTGACTATGCGGCTGCCGTTAAACAGGGGTCACGTTTAAAAGTGGCTACGAAGTATGTCAATTGTGCTCGTGAACACTTTGCCAATAAAGGCGTGCACATCGATACGATTAAGCTATACGGCTCCATGGAGCTTGCCCCATTAGTTGGTTTGGCTGATGCCATTGTGGATTTGGTTTCTACAGGCAACACACTAAAAGCAAATGGCTTGGTTGAAGTAGAACCGATTGCCGATATTAGCGCTCGAT is a window of Polynucleobacter asymbioticus QLW-P1DMWA-1 DNA encoding:
- the hisG gene encoding ATP phosphoribosyltransferase: MKLTLALSKGRIFEETAEILSKVGIMPLEDPEKSRKLIIETSNPDVRLIIVRASDVPTYVQFGGADFGVAGLDVLMEKGTDGLYVPFDLDIAKCRMSVAVREGFDYAAAVKQGSRLKVATKYVNCAREHFANKGVHIDTIKLYGSMELAPLVGLADAIVDLVSTGNTLKANGLVEVEPIADISARLVVNQASYKRKRQQLQPIFELLK